A section of the Petrimonas sulfuriphila genome encodes:
- a CDS encoding NAD(P)/FAD-dependent oxidoreductase, with translation MQFFDVVIIGAGPAGLKCAEKLGNSSLKVLLLEKNDEIGPKVCAGGLTGKGIEYLGLPPQLIEYSYNQVKLHVNNIASTLKSDTDFAFTIDRKKFGQWQLQKIKAFPNIEIRISSKATVVNKDFIVVGGEKIGFKYLVGADGSNSIVKTFLGLKSRRKIIGIQYIISTNKYQDFEIFFQPEYFSAWYAWIFPHRSYISVGCGADPKHVSPKKLKENFHQWLNDRQIDISKGKYEAFPMDADYNGIRFDNIFLTGDAAGLVSPFTGEGIYQALISGEETAKTILNPSYISDKMPAVIHKHKRHQQLINLMIKSGRLKSLFFATGQQLFKIPKYEKKAIELFG, from the coding sequence GTGCAATTCTTCGATGTCGTCATCATCGGCGCAGGGCCTGCCGGTCTAAAATGCGCAGAAAAATTGGGTAATTCTTCTTTGAAAGTTTTATTGCTTGAGAAGAACGACGAGATTGGGCCTAAAGTATGCGCTGGAGGACTTACCGGAAAAGGAATTGAATATCTTGGCCTTCCGCCGCAACTCATTGAATATAGTTACAACCAGGTAAAGCTACATGTTAACAATATCGCTTCAACCTTAAAATCCGATACCGATTTTGCTTTTACTATCGATAGGAAAAAATTCGGACAGTGGCAATTACAAAAAATAAAGGCATTCCCCAATATCGAAATAAGAATCAGCAGCAAGGCTACGGTGGTCAACAAAGACTTCATTGTTGTCGGTGGGGAAAAAATAGGCTTTAAATATCTCGTTGGAGCAGATGGATCCAATTCTATCGTGAAAACCTTTCTTGGTTTAAAGTCAAGAAGGAAAATTATTGGTATTCAATACATAATTTCCACCAACAAGTACCAAGATTTCGAAATATTCTTTCAGCCTGAATACTTTTCGGCATGGTACGCGTGGATTTTTCCGCATCGCAGCTATATCTCCGTCGGTTGCGGCGCCGATCCGAAACATGTATCGCCGAAAAAATTAAAGGAGAATTTTCATCAATGGCTCAACGACAGACAGATCGATATTTCCAAAGGAAAATACGAAGCTTTCCCCATGGATGCCGATTATAACGGAATCCGTTTTGACAACATATTTCTGACCGGTGATGCCGCCGGACTGGTTTCTCCGTTCACCGGCGAAGGGATTTACCAAGCACTTATATCGGGAGAAGAAACTGCAAAAACTATTCTCAACCCATCGTATATCTCCGATAAAATGCCGGCTGTTATTCATAAGCACAAACGACACCAGCAGTTAATTAATCTGATGATTAAATCGGGAAGGTTAAAATCGCTTTTCTTTGCAACCGGACAGCAGTTATTCAAGATTCCCAAATACGAGAAAAAAGCAATCGAATTGTTTGGCTAG
- a CDS encoding acetyl-CoA carboxylase biotin carboxyl carrier protein subunit, whose protein sequence is MKEFNYKINGAPYRVIINSTDSSVVELEVNGTPYKVELEKKESKPLSKIKKQAITTPTPQTTSTPLVTRPKEATGKNTIQSPLPGIILDIRCQVGDTVKKGQTIMILEAMKMENNILSNANGKITGILVNKGDSVLEGAELVTIE, encoded by the coding sequence ATGAAAGAATTTAATTATAAAATTAACGGCGCTCCCTACCGTGTGATTATTAACAGTACCGATAGTTCTGTCGTTGAACTTGAAGTGAACGGAACTCCGTATAAAGTAGAATTGGAAAAAAAGGAAAGTAAACCGCTCTCAAAAATTAAAAAACAAGCCATTACTACGCCTACTCCACAAACGACCTCTACTCCGCTTGTTACAAGGCCTAAAGAAGCAACTGGAAAAAACACCATACAGTCTCCGCTTCCGGGAATTATTCTCGATATTCGCTGCCAGGTAGGGGATACGGTAAAGAAAGGACAAACCATCATGATTCTGGAAGCCATGAAAATGGAAAACAACATCTTGTCAAACGCCAACGGAAAGATAACAGGGATCTTGGTTAACAAAGGAGACTCTGTACTTGAAGGAGCCGAATTAGTAACCATAGAATAA
- a CDS encoding (d)CMP kinase yields the protein MGKINIAVDGFSSCGKSTIAKGLARELGYTYIDSGAMYRAVALFAYRKGWITDTEIDDAALQMHISEIDISFKTNSEGQQETYLNGENVEKEIRSLEIGNGASRVSALGFVRRELVRQQQAMGKKKGVVMDGRDIGTVVFPDAEFKIFLTASPEVRAQRRYEELQAKGNPVTYEDTLANVLERDERDTTRIESPLRKATDAIELDNSHITITEQLQWAMDMFNKITK from the coding sequence ATGGGAAAAATAAATATCGCCGTAGATGGCTTCTCATCATGCGGCAAAAGTACTATAGCCAAGGGATTGGCAAGGGAATTAGGTTATACTTATATCGACAGCGGAGCCATGTACAGGGCAGTAGCTCTGTTTGCATACCGTAAGGGATGGATAACCGATACGGAAATTGATGATGCTGCATTACAAATGCATATCTCAGAAATAGATATTTCCTTTAAAACAAATTCAGAAGGCCAACAGGAAACTTATCTAAACGGTGAAAATGTAGAAAAAGAAATCCGTTCGCTTGAAATAGGGAACGGTGCAAGCCGCGTGAGTGCTTTGGGATTTGTACGCAGAGAGTTGGTACGCCAGCAACAGGCAATGGGGAAAAAGAAAGGGGTAGTGATGGACGGCAGGGATATCGGCACAGTAGTTTTCCCTGACGCGGAATTCAAAATTTTTCTCACGGCATCACCCGAAGTTCGCGCACAACGCCGTTACGAAGAACTTCAGGCCAAAGGCAATCCTGTTACCTATGAAGACACCCTCGCCAACGTCCTCGAAAGAGATGAAAGAGACACCACCCGCATAGAGAGTCCGTTACGAAAAGCGACCGATGCTATCGAACTGGATAATTCACATATAACTATTACAGAACAATTGCAATGGGCAATGGATATGTTTAACAAAATCACAAAGTAA
- the mce gene encoding methylmalonyl-CoA epimerase, whose product MELTHIEHIGIAVKNIEEQLPYYEGVLGLKCYNIETVEDQKVKTAFFMIGQTKIELLEPTSEESTIAKFIEKRGEGIHHIAFATKNLGESLREIEAKGVRLIDTQPRAGAEGLNIAFLHPKSTGSVLTELCEHP is encoded by the coding sequence ATGGAATTAACACACATTGAACACATCGGCATTGCTGTAAAAAACATTGAAGAACAACTTCCTTATTATGAAGGAGTTCTTGGTCTAAAATGCTACAACATCGAAACGGTTGAAGACCAAAAAGTAAAAACGGCCTTTTTTATGATCGGCCAAACAAAAATAGAACTATTGGAACCTACCAGCGAAGAAAGTACCATTGCCAAATTCATTGAAAAAAGAGGTGAAGGTATTCATCACATCGCTTTTGCCACTAAAAACCTGGGTGAGTCTCTCCGGGAAATTGAAGCAAAAGGCGTACGCCTTATCGATACGCAACCCCGTGCCGGCGCCGAAGGACTGAACATTGCTTTTTTACATCCCAAATCAACCGGTAGCGTATTGACCGAATTGTGCGAGCATCCGTAG
- a CDS encoding acyl-CoA carboxylase subunit beta, with the protein MSIQLEKVKELIQLREKARLGGGEKRIESQHLKGKYTARERLAMLLDEGSFEEFDMFVEHRCHNFGMEKTKFLGDGVVTGYGTIQGRLVYVFAQDFTVSGGSLSEMQSQKICKVMDQAMKMGAPLIGINDSGGARIQEGINALAGYAEIFQRNILASGVIPQISGIFGPCAGGAVYSPALTDFNIMTQGTSYMFLTGPKVVKTVTGEDVTQEQLGGASVHTSKSGVAHFSAQTEEDAIQMIQKLLSYIPQNNLEEPPVFKSSDPIDRLEDGLNEIIPDSANKPYDMYEIIGAIVDSGEFLEVHADYAKNIIVGFARFNGQSVGIVANQPKFLAGVLDINASRKAARFVRFCDAFNIPIVSLVDVPGFLPGTGQEYGGVITHGAKLLYAYGEATVPKVTVTLRKSYGGAHIVMSCKQLRGDINYAWPSAEIAVMGAEGAVEVLYSKEIAAEKDPEKLAVVLEEKKKEYNDLFTNPYEAARYGYIDDVIEPRNTRFRVIRALQQLQTKKLTNPPKKHDNLPL; encoded by the coding sequence ATGAGCATCCAACTCGAAAAAGTTAAAGAGCTTATTCAATTACGAGAAAAAGCTCGCTTAGGTGGTGGTGAGAAAAGAATCGAGTCTCAGCACCTAAAAGGTAAATACACAGCTCGCGAACGTCTGGCCATGCTTCTTGACGAAGGAAGTTTTGAAGAATTCGACATGTTTGTGGAACACCGTTGTCACAACTTCGGCATGGAAAAAACCAAATTCCTTGGCGACGGAGTTGTTACCGGATACGGCACTATCCAAGGACGCCTGGTTTATGTTTTTGCCCAGGACTTTACCGTTTCTGGCGGTTCGCTATCCGAAATGCAATCGCAAAAAATTTGCAAAGTAATGGATCAGGCTATGAAAATGGGTGCCCCTCTTATCGGTATCAACGACTCCGGAGGTGCACGCATTCAGGAGGGAATTAATGCACTGGCAGGTTATGCCGAGATTTTCCAACGTAACATTTTAGCGTCGGGAGTGATTCCACAGATTTCAGGTATCTTCGGTCCCTGTGCAGGAGGTGCCGTATATTCCCCTGCTCTTACTGACTTCAACATCATGACCCAGGGAACTTCCTACATGTTCCTTACCGGTCCCAAAGTGGTAAAAACCGTTACCGGAGAAGATGTTACACAGGAACAACTGGGTGGCGCTTCGGTGCATACTTCCAAATCGGGCGTGGCCCATTTCTCCGCTCAGACCGAAGAGGATGCTATACAGATGATTCAGAAACTGTTGTCGTACATTCCTCAGAATAACCTGGAGGAACCGCCGGTATTTAAAAGCTCCGACCCGATCGACAGGTTGGAGGACGGCCTGAACGAAATTATCCCAGACAGTGCCAACAAACCCTACGACATGTACGAAATTATTGGAGCCATTGTCGACAGTGGAGAATTTCTGGAGGTGCATGCTGACTATGCAAAAAACATCATCGTGGGTTTCGCTCGTTTCAACGGTCAATCGGTAGGTATTGTAGCAAACCAACCCAAGTTTTTGGCAGGGGTTCTCGACATTAACGCTTCACGCAAGGCAGCCAGGTTTGTCCGTTTCTGTGATGCTTTCAACATTCCCATTGTTTCGCTGGTTGACGTTCCCGGTTTCCTTCCTGGTACCGGTCAGGAATATGGCGGCGTAATCACTCACGGTGCAAAGCTGCTATACGCATACGGTGAAGCCACTGTTCCGAAAGTGACCGTCACACTGCGTAAGTCGTACGGAGGAGCACATATAGTCATGAGCTGCAAGCAACTTCGCGGTGATATTAACTATGCTTGGCCAAGTGCAGAAATCGCTGTGATGGGTGCCGAAGGAGCTGTAGAGGTTCTTTACAGCAAGGAAATTGCTGCCGAAAAGGACCCCGAAAAACTGGCTGTCGTGTTGGAAGAAAAGAAAAAAGAATACAACGACTTGTTTACCAACCCGTATGAAGCAGCCCGTTACGGCTATATCGATGATGTGATAGAACCGAGAAATACCCGTTTCCGTGTGATCAGGGCACTACAGCAATTGCAAACCAAAAAGCTGACCAATCCTCCCAAAAAACACGATAATTTACCGCTATAA
- the pfkA gene encoding 6-phosphofructokinase has product MDSNVKSIGVLTSGGDAPGMNAAIRAVTRAAIFNGMRVFGIYRGYKGLISNEIEEFKTNSVSNIIQQGGTILKTARCEEFMTEAGRKTAYENMQRHGIDALVVIGGDGSLTGAGVFANEYNIPIVGLPGTIDNDLNGTDTTIGYDTALNTIMQSMDKIRDTATSHERLFFVEVMGRNCGYLALNSAIASGAEAAIIPEISMEKDQLAELIDQGFRKSKSSSMVLVTESEITGGAMNLAERVKKQYPQYDVRVSILGHLQRGGSPTAQDRILASRMGIAAIQALLENQRNVMIGIRENEIDYVPFKRAIKKDREISPELLEVLEISSI; this is encoded by the coding sequence ATGGATTCAAATGTAAAAAGCATCGGCGTACTTACTTCCGGAGGAGATGCACCGGGCATGAATGCTGCCATCCGCGCTGTAACGCGCGCTGCAATTTTCAACGGTATGCGCGTTTTTGGCATCTACAGAGGCTATAAGGGACTTATTAGCAACGAAATAGAAGAGTTTAAGACCAACAGCGTAAGCAATATAATCCAACAGGGCGGAACAATACTTAAGACTGCCCGATGTGAGGAGTTTATGACTGAAGCCGGAAGAAAGACAGCTTACGAAAACATGCAACGACACGGAATAGATGCGCTTGTGGTCATCGGCGGCGACGGATCACTGACTGGTGCCGGAGTATTTGCCAATGAATACAATATTCCGATTGTTGGGTTGCCAGGAACCATTGATAACGACCTGAACGGAACCGACACCACCATTGGTTACGATACTGCCCTAAATACCATTATGCAATCGATGGATAAAATTCGCGATACAGCCACATCCCACGAACGACTCTTCTTTGTGGAAGTGATGGGACGTAATTGTGGCTATCTGGCACTCAACAGCGCTATAGCCTCGGGGGCGGAAGCCGCCATAATCCCTGAAATAAGCATGGAGAAAGACCAGTTGGCGGAACTTATCGATCAGGGTTTCCGAAAATCGAAAAGCAGCAGCATGGTTCTTGTTACTGAAAGTGAAATTACAGGTGGCGCGATGAACCTGGCTGAGAGGGTAAAAAAACAGTATCCTCAGTACGATGTGCGCGTCTCCATTTTAGGACATTTGCAACGTGGAGGTTCACCCACGGCACAGGACCGTATCCTGGCAAGCAGGATGGGCATAGCAGCCATCCAGGCGTTGCTGGAAAATCAACGCAATGTAATGATCGGTATTCGTGAAAACGAAATCGACTATGTACCGTTTAAACGTGCCATAAAAAAAGATCGGGAAATCAGTCCTGAACTACTCGAAGTACTTGAAATTTCTTCCATTTAA
- a CDS encoding META domain-containing protein, with amino-acid sequence MRKYRIFTVFFLIIVTTAILFSCSREDALGLESDVLELQSPYGRWKLEGYASSESKQVTIVLGSPSAYYLTLNQDGTFTGTSSTNAIGGKFTIDTHRGVINFSTTDFYSSGKLTETNDGNLYLNRLLKVKNYRVFTNKLHFYYSDKEYLLFIKPVK; translated from the coding sequence ATGAGGAAATATAGAATCTTCACAGTGTTTTTTTTAATCATCGTCACAACGGCAATACTCTTCTCTTGTTCCAGGGAAGATGCGTTAGGTTTGGAAAGTGATGTCCTTGAATTACAATCGCCTTACGGCCGATGGAAGCTCGAAGGATATGCCAGTTCGGAAAGTAAGCAGGTTACGATAGTTCTAGGTTCTCCGTCGGCGTATTACCTGACGTTGAACCAAGACGGTACCTTTACCGGAACCTCATCTACTAATGCAATCGGTGGGAAATTTACCATAGACACGCACAGAGGCGTTATAAATTTTTCGACGACAGATTTTTACTCTTCAGGCAAGCTGACTGAAACAAACGACGGCAACTTATACCTGAACCGGCTGTTAAAAGTGAAAAATTACAGGGTTTTCACCAATAAACTGCATTTCTACTATTCAGACAAAGAATACCTGCTTTTTATTAAGCCTGTTAAATAA
- a CDS encoding OadG family protein produces MNNLKQLLFLSALILLVSCTIKDENPRWVINEVMVDNQTGYMDDFGQRNGWIEIFNNTYKTQDLGGRYLTDDPNNPKKYPIPRGDVLTKIPPRQHALFWADNEPFNGTFHVNFKLDPSKDNYIALYENDGKTLLDEIIIPAGLPADKTYGYPDDGIKFDKNSNTPLATQLERITPSSNNAVLEENPKVVSLQENDPIGVTITITSMLVVFLGLILLYLIFKAIGNTAKNISHKRVASAGTLSAVRGESLLTGEVLAAISAAIHELNQDVHDVESTILTISEVRRKYSPWSSKLYTLRQDPRR; encoded by the coding sequence ATGAATAATTTAAAACAACTGTTGTTTTTGTCTGCATTGATACTTCTTGTGAGTTGTACCATAAAAGATGAAAATCCGCGTTGGGTGATCAATGAAGTTATGGTGGATAACCAAACAGGGTACATGGACGACTTCGGTCAACGAAACGGATGGATCGAGATATTCAACAACACGTATAAAACGCAGGATCTGGGTGGAAGATATCTTACCGATGATCCCAACAATCCGAAAAAATATCCAATTCCGCGGGGTGATGTTCTCACAAAAATTCCACCCCGACAGCATGCACTGTTCTGGGCAGACAACGAGCCTTTTAACGGAACCTTCCACGTGAATTTCAAGCTTGATCCGAGTAAAGACAATTATATCGCATTGTATGAAAATGACGGAAAAACATTACTGGATGAAATAATAATTCCTGCTGGATTGCCCGCTGACAAGACTTATGGTTATCCTGACGACGGCATCAAGTTCGATAAAAACAGCAATACACCTCTGGCCACTCAGCTTGAACGAATAACCCCAAGCAGCAACAATGCTGTTCTGGAAGAAAATCCAAAAGTGGTTTCACTACAGGAGAACGATCCTATTGGGGTAACCATAACCATTACCTCGATGTTGGTGGTTTTCCTGGGACTGATCTTGCTGTATCTTATCTTCAAGGCAATTGGAAACACAGCGAAAAACATTTCGCATAAACGTGTTGCTAGTGCGGGGACACTATCGGCAGTGCGGGGCGAGAGTTTGCTTACTGGAGAAGTACTGGCCGCAATATCCGCTGCAATTCATGAGCTGAATCAGGACGTTCACGATGTTGAAAGTACCATCCTTACCATCAGCGAAGTCCGACGCAAATACTCTCCCTGGAGTTCCAAATTATACACCTTGCGTCAGGATCCCCGCAGATAA
- a CDS encoding sodium ion-translocating decarboxylase subunit beta, whose translation MNTLLTLGDNLKTFWDYTGMANASSGHIIMILVGLIFIYLAIAKEYEPLLLIPIGFGILIGNIPFNEAAGLQVGIYEEGSVLNILYQGVVQGWYPPLIFMGIGAMTDFSSLIANPKLFLIGAACQFGIFGAYIAALMWGFAPNEAGSIGIIGGADGPTAIFLTSKLAPQLLGAVAISAYSYMALVPVIQPPFMKLLTTKKERVIRMKTPRVVSQTEKILFPIVGLLLTTFLVPSGLPLLGMLFFGNLLKESGVTRRLAETARGPLIDTITILLGLTVGASTQATTFLRPESVKIFIIGAFSFVVATCAGVLFVKFFNLFLKKGNKINPLIGNSGVSAVPDSARISQIVGLEYDNTNYLLMHAMGPNVAGVIGSAVAAGIMLGFLY comes from the coding sequence ATGAATACACTTTTGACTTTGGGTGACAACCTGAAAACATTTTGGGACTATACCGGAATGGCCAATGCCAGTTCCGGGCACATCATCATGATTCTGGTTGGCTTAATCTTTATTTACCTGGCTATTGCAAAAGAATACGAACCGTTGCTGTTAATACCTATCGGTTTTGGTATTCTTATCGGGAACATCCCGTTCAATGAGGCAGCCGGCTTGCAAGTAGGGATCTACGAAGAGGGTTCTGTACTTAATATTCTGTATCAAGGCGTTGTACAAGGCTGGTATCCTCCGCTTATCTTTATGGGGATCGGGGCTATGACCGACTTCTCGTCACTGATCGCAAATCCAAAACTTTTCCTCATAGGTGCAGCCTGTCAGTTCGGGATTTTCGGGGCTTACATTGCAGCGCTAATGTGGGGATTTGCACCCAACGAAGCAGGCTCCATCGGTATTATCGGCGGGGCAGACGGTCCAACGGCTATCTTCCTTACATCGAAACTGGCTCCACAACTCCTGGGCGCAGTAGCCATATCGGCATATTCCTATATGGCGTTGGTTCCGGTGATTCAACCCCCTTTTATGAAATTGCTTACCACCAAAAAAGAAAGGGTTATCAGGATGAAAACACCCCGTGTGGTGTCGCAAACCGAAAAAATATTGTTCCCCATAGTCGGCCTGTTGCTGACCACTTTCCTGGTGCCTTCCGGACTTCCCTTATTGGGTATGCTCTTTTTCGGCAACCTGCTGAAAGAATCGGGAGTAACACGCCGTTTGGCTGAAACGGCCCGGGGTCCGCTGATCGACACAATTACCATCTTATTGGGATTAACAGTGGGGGCATCCACACAAGCCACCACGTTCCTACGTCCCGAATCTGTAAAGATTTTTATTATTGGCGCTTTCTCCTTTGTGGTAGCCACCTGTGCAGGAGTACTTTTTGTTAAATTTTTCAACTTATTCTTGAAAAAAGGCAACAAGATCAATCCGCTTATTGGCAATTCAGGAGTATCTGCCGTTCCAGACTCGGCACGTATCTCACAGATTGTGGGGCTTGAATACGACAACACGAATTACTTACTCATGCATGCCATGGGTCCCAACGTTGCCGGAGTTATCGGTTCTGCTGTTGCTGCCGGTATTATGCTTGGCTTCTTGTATTAA
- a CDS encoding 4-hydroxy-3-methylbut-2-enyl diphosphate reductase — MSKIEIDKQSGCCFGVAKAISKAEEELKKGGTLYCLGDIVHNNIEVERLAKMGLITINHDEFKKLRDVRVLLRAHGEPPSTYQIAKENNIELIDASCPVVLGLQKRIKKKFITKQNEDGQIVIFGKKGHAEVNGLMGQTDESAIVIEKKEDIDKLDFSRDISLFSQTTKPLDGFQEIGELIKERMKNGATFEFYDTICRQVSNRVPNMQEFAKNHDLVIFIAGEKSSNGKVLFAECEKYNRNSHLIHHPDQLDTEWIRDDISIGICGATSTPMWQMEVVAKKISELIPEMKVEKAAF, encoded by the coding sequence ATGAGTAAAATTGAGATAGACAAGCAGTCCGGCTGCTGTTTTGGGGTAGCCAAAGCTATCAGCAAAGCCGAGGAAGAACTGAAAAAAGGCGGAACTCTTTACTGTTTAGGCGATATCGTTCACAATAACATTGAAGTGGAGCGTCTCGCCAAAATGGGATTGATTACCATCAACCACGATGAATTTAAAAAACTCAGGGATGTCCGCGTTCTGCTTCGCGCCCACGGGGAGCCCCCAAGCACTTACCAAATAGCAAAAGAAAACAATATAGAATTGATTGACGCATCCTGTCCGGTCGTTCTTGGGTTGCAAAAACGAATCAAAAAGAAATTTATCACCAAACAAAATGAAGATGGACAAATAGTGATATTCGGAAAAAAAGGCCATGCCGAGGTAAATGGATTGATGGGACAGACCGATGAATCAGCCATAGTAATCGAAAAGAAAGAAGACATAGACAAACTCGACTTCTCACGCGACATAAGCCTCTTTTCACAAACGACGAAACCGCTGGACGGATTTCAGGAAATAGGGGAATTGATAAAAGAACGGATGAAAAATGGTGCCACATTTGAATTTTATGATACCATTTGTCGTCAGGTTTCCAATCGCGTACCCAACATGCAAGAATTTGCTAAGAATCACGACCTCGTTATTTTTATCGCAGGAGAAAAAAGTTCCAACGGAAAAGTCCTTTTTGCCGAATGTGAAAAGTACAACCGGAACTCACACTTGATCCATCATCCTGACCAACTGGATACGGAATGGATACGGGATGACATCAGCATCGGCATTTGTGGAGCTACCTCAACACCCATGTGGCAGATGGAGGTTGTCGCAAAAAAAATATCGGAGCTTATACCGGAAATGAAAGTTGAAAAAGCTGCTTTTTAA
- the pruA gene encoding L-glutamate gamma-semialdehyde dehydrogenase encodes MSKGIYKLPEIKNEPVKSYAPGSPERQALKQKLVELNKGGLDIPMIIDGKEVRTGNLYDICPPHDHQRLLGHYHQGDKTHVQMAIDAALKAKPAWEAMHWESRAAIFLKAAELIAGPYRYDFNAVTMIGQSKNAFQSEIDAVCELIDFYRFNVRNMYDLYGMQPNSAPGIWNRTVWRPLEGFVFALTPFNFTSIAANLGGAPALMGNTVVWKPSKTAVYSAHLIMEVLKEAGLPDGVINLVYVGGREAAEVIFNHREFAGLHFTGSTGVFNGMWKTIAGNMEKYKSYPRIVGETGGKDYVFADATANAKQVATALTRGAFEYQGQKCSAASRAYIPTTLWEEVKNHMEEDLKSIKTGTPEDFTHFINAVIDEESFDKLAKEIADAQQSLDAEVIMGGNCDKSKGYFIEPTVILAKKPDYNTMKEELFGPILTVYVYDPDKLDETLDILDTTTDYALTGAIFSSNRANIEKMTSRLTHTAGNFYINDKPTGAVVDQQPFGGGRASGTNDKAGSVFNLLRWVSPQTIKETFVPATDYMYPNFLNE; translated from the coding sequence ATGTCAAAAGGAATTTATAAACTACCCGAAATTAAGAACGAACCTGTAAAGAGTTACGCACCGGGGTCACCGGAGAGACAAGCTTTAAAACAAAAACTTGTCGAATTAAATAAAGGCGGATTGGATATTCCAATGATCATTGACGGAAAAGAAGTCCGTACGGGAAACTTATACGATATTTGCCCGCCACACGACCATCAACGCTTACTGGGACACTATCATCAAGGAGACAAAACACACGTACAGATGGCTATCGATGCTGCTCTAAAAGCAAAACCCGCCTGGGAAGCGATGCACTGGGAAAGTCGTGCTGCCATATTCCTGAAAGCAGCCGAACTGATTGCCGGACCATACCGGTACGACTTCAATGCCGTCACCATGATCGGACAATCGAAAAATGCTTTTCAATCTGAGATTGATGCTGTTTGCGAATTAATCGATTTTTACCGTTTCAACGTACGCAACATGTATGACCTTTACGGGATGCAGCCTAATTCGGCTCCCGGAATCTGGAACCGCACGGTTTGGCGTCCGCTGGAAGGATTTGTTTTCGCGCTCACTCCGTTCAATTTCACTTCCATAGCTGCTAACTTGGGGGGAGCACCGGCGTTAATGGGCAACACCGTAGTATGGAAACCTTCGAAAACAGCGGTCTATTCAGCTCATCTTATTATGGAAGTGTTAAAAGAGGCCGGACTGCCCGACGGTGTTATCAACCTGGTTTATGTAGGAGGAAGGGAAGCAGCCGAGGTAATTTTTAATCATCGGGAATTTGCCGGATTGCATTTTACGGGCTCTACGGGTGTCTTTAACGGAATGTGGAAAACCATAGCCGGAAATATGGAGAAATATAAATCCTACCCGCGTATCGTGGGTGAAACCGGTGGAAAAGATTACGTTTTTGCCGATGCAACGGCCAATGCTAAACAAGTAGCCACTGCCCTCACACGCGGAGCATTCGAATATCAGGGACAAAAATGTTCTGCCGCTTCCCGGGCATATATTCCTACGACCCTGTGGGAAGAGGTTAAAAATCATATGGAAGAGGATTTAAAATCGATAAAAACGGGTACCCCTGAAGATTTCACCCATTTCATCAATGCGGTTATCGATGAAGAGTCTTTCGATAAACTGGCAAAAGAGATTGCGGATGCGCAACAATCGCTGGATGCCGAAGTAATTATGGGCGGAAACTGCGACAAGTCGAAAGGGTACTTCATTGAACCGACAGTTATTCTTGCCAAGAAACCCGACTATAACACGATGAAAGAGGAACTTTTCGGTCCTATACTAACCGTTTATGTTTACGATCCGGATAAATTGGATGAGACATTGGATATTCTTGATACAACCACCGATTATGCACTCACAGGGGCTATTTTCTCCTCCAACAGAGCCAATATAGAGAAAATGACTTCCCGGCTTACTCATACGGCTGGTAATTTTTACATCAACGACAAACCTACTGGCGCTGTGGTTGACCAACAACCGTTTGGTGGTGGCCGCGCATCAGGAACAAACGATAAAGCCGGCTCTGTTTTTAACCTGCTTCGTTGGGTCTCTCCGCAAACCATTAAGGAGACTTTCGTCCCGGCAACGGATTATATGTATCCGAATTTTTTGAATGAATAA